Proteins encoded in a region of the Populus nigra chromosome 3, ddPopNigr1.1, whole genome shotgun sequence genome:
- the LOC133688771 gene encoding probable ADP,ATP carrier protein At5g56450: MSRDDDDPGEKGGRSKPPISSGPYKWLTDFHKDLLAGAFLGGVMHTTVAPIERAKVLLQTQESNLAIVGSGRRKFKGMVDCIVRTVKEEGILSLWRGNGSSVIRHYPSVALNFSLKDLYKNILHNGNHPNGPFLSSAPANFAAGAAAGCTTLILIYPLDIAHTRLAADIGRTDARQFRGIFHFLTTVYNKDGVRGVYRGLPASLQGIVVHRSLYFGGFDTMKEILSGEAAKPELPLWKRWVVAQIVTTSAGLVSYPMDTVRRRMMMQSGLEQPMYNSTLDCWRKIYRAEGVASFYRGAVSNVFRSTGAAAILVLYDEVKKFMKWGGL; the protein is encoded by the exons ATGAGTAGAGACGATGATGATCCAGGAGAAAAGGGAGGTCGGTCAAAGCCACCAATATCATCAGGGCCGTACAAATGGCTGACAGACTTTCACAAAGATCTATTGGCAGGTGCATTTCTGGGAGGGGTAATGCATACAACAGTGGCGCCAATTGAGAGGGCAAAGGTGCTGTTACAAACTCAAGAAAGCAATTTGGCAATTGTAGGGAGTGGACGCAGGAAATTCAAAGGAATGGTTGATTGTATTGTTCGTACAGTTAAAGAAGAAGGGATTCTTTCGCTTTGGAGAGGCAATGGCAGTAGTGTGATTAGACATTACCCTTCTGTTGCACTTAATTTCTCTCTCAAG GATCTTTATAAAAACATCTTGCATAATGGAAACCATCCAAATGGTCCTTTTTTGTCTAGTGCACCTGCCAACTTCGCTGCGGGTGCTGCAGCTGGCTGTACGACACTGATTTTAATCTACCCGCTTGATATAGCACACACCCGCCTAGCTGCTGACATTGGAAGAACTGATGCTCGTCAATTTCGAGGTATTTTTCATTTCCTGACTACTGTATACAATAAAGATGGGGTTCGAGGAGTGTACAGAGGGCTTCCTGCCTCTCTGCAAGGAATTGTTGTTCACAGGAGTCTATATTTTGGTGGGTTTGATACAATGAAGGAGATTTTGTCCGGAGAAGCAGCTAAACCTGAATTGCCATTGTGGAAGCGTTGGGTGGTGGCTCAGATAGTCACGACATCTGCTGGGTTGGTGTCATATCCAATGGATACAGTTCGAAGGCGGATGATGATGCAATCTGGTTTGGAACAACCAATGTATAATAGCACACTTGATTGCTGGAGGAAAATTTATAGGGCAGAGGGGGTGGCTTCTTTCTATCGTGGGGCAGTTTCAAATGTGTTTAGGAGTACTGGTGCTGCTGCCATATTGGTTTTGTATGATGAGGTCAAGAAGTTCATGAAATGGGGTGGCTTGTAG
- the LOC133688684 gene encoding glutaredoxin-C6-like: MQRLRRRCSNDVVRLDLTTPPNSSSLSIDGAESTETRIQRLISEHPVIIFSRSSCCMCHVMKKLLATIGVHPTVIELDDHEISALPPAAEDGSSSPSSLAPAVFIGGTCVGGLESLVALHLSGHLVPKLVEVGVLAFSPGYDNNNNPIISS; the protein is encoded by the coding sequence ATGCAACGACTACGTCGACGTTGCTCCAACGACGTCGTTCGTCTCGACCTCACTACCCCACCAAACTCCTCCTCTTTATCCATCGACGGTGCAGAATCCACTGAGACAAGAATCCAACGACTTATATCAGAGCACCCTGTTATCATTTTCTCTCGATCTTCTTGTTGCATGTGTCATGTCATGAAGAAACTCCTTGCCACTATTGGTGTTCACCCCACTGTCATCGAATTAGACGACCACGAGATCTCCGCCCTCCCTCCCGCCGCTGAAGACGGTTCCTCCTCCCCCTCCTCTCTTGCCCCAGCTGTCTTCATCGGCGGCACCTGTGTTGGTGGTCTCGAGTCTCTTGTTGCTCTTCACCTTAGTGGACATCTTGTGCCTAAGCTTGTTGAAGTTGGTGTCCTGGCTTTCTCTCCTGggtatgataataataataatcctatCATATCCTCGtaa